Sequence from the Seriola aureovittata isolate HTS-2021-v1 ecotype China chromosome 6, ASM2101889v1, whole genome shotgun sequence genome:
CTGAACAGGTGACCAGTACAACCAGTAGAACTCCAAATAGGTGACCAGTAGAACCAGTAGAACTCTGAACGGGTAACCAGTACTACCAGGAGAACTATGAACATGTGAACAGTAGAACCAGGAGAACTCTGAGCAGGTATCTTACATCAGTAGAACACAGGTCAGACATGTATCTGTCACAGAACCATCAGCAGTTGAAGAACCCTGCAGAACCAATAATTGTTTCCATGTGTTATGCAGGTTCTCCTGTGTGCGTCCAATCAGAGTGGCAGCATTGTGGAGTGCTGGTCTCTGAGGAAGGAGGGACTTCCTGTCAACAACATCTTCCAGCACCGCTCACCAGTTGgtaagaaacaaacacaaactgtttcaaACTGGTCCAAACTGGTCCAGGTAGTTCAGCTGGTCTGACTGATGGTGTGATGTGGTTGTCAGTGGGGGAGAAGCAGCCGACCATCCTGAAGTGGAGGATCCTGACGACCACCAACGACCTAGAGCGAGTGTCTGCCGTCGCTCTGCCCAAACTACCCATCTCCATCTCCAACACCGACCTGAAGGTGGCATCAGACACCAAGTTCTGCCCCGGGCTCGGTGAGGAAAACTTAGTTGTATCACCTGTGCAGGTGTaaccacacagacagaaagcttATCCACCACGCCATCTTCAGTTTGAATGTTGGCGTATAGTCCCGAATACACATCCTCACCATGACCACACCCCTTTGATACTCGTCGTCGTCACTGGagtgaaacatgaaacacagtCATTCATAAACCAACATCATCCAGTTTCCACAGTCCGGACCGGAAACCTCAGACCACCTCAGTGCTGATTTGCTGCATGTTCACTTGTGAAACTGAGGTGGGTCGTTTAGTGAAGATCAGCTGTTCACtccacctgtcctcctgctctCAGGTCTGGCTCTAGCCTTTCATGATGGCAGTATTCAGATCCTCCACCGTCTGTCCCTCCACACCATGGGGGTTTTCTacggctcctcctcctcctctggccaGAGACCGGGAGACGAGTCCGCCATCAAACGCCAGAGGACTGGAGGCCCCGCCCTCCACTTCAAGGCCCTGCAGTTCTCCTGGACCTCACTGGCTCTGGCTGGAGTCGACAACCATGGAAAGGTAAGGAAACACACCTGTTATCTGGACCACAGCAGCCAGAGGCCCTCATGGTTCAGACATGTCTGACTGAACTGCATGTatctgttttattacattaaaatgtaaacctTAAAATAACGGCTTCAAAATGGTACACTCAACTGCACCTTCAGTCCTACTTCGCACCCTGAATGTTGGGCGTTCTGAATGTTCTGACTGTTCCGAAAGTACACTGGTTAAATCAGATGTTATAATGTTGTTGTCTGGTCCTCAGCTCCACATGCTACGGGTGTCGCCCTCTATGGGTCAGGTGCTGGAGATGAACACGACGCTGCGCCACCTGCTGTTCCTGCTGGAGTACTGCATGGTGACGGGCTACGACTGGTGGGACGTCCTTCTGCATGTGCAGCCCACCATGGTCCACAACCTGGTGGAGAAACTTCATGAGGAGTACATGAGGCAGAACCAGGCGCTGCAGCAGGTCAGCAAAGCATCATGGGAGAACAGCACAGGTGGGAAGGGGGACAGAAACAGATCCACATCCAAGATGATGTATAGCTCCAGTTGTGAGGACAATGAGACTAGGGGTGTGGTTtgtctgattttatttaataataatttagtttCTAAAATATCTGATGGTACAGAAAAGCCAGAGCATATTtaggtcttttatttttttaccttgaaaaaaagacattaagtgTTTGACTATAACAAAAGTTCACTGATTTTCTTCTGATCACCTCATGAATCAATAGTTTAATTCAAACTCAAAGAACCGCCAGACTATGAGCGATTCCTAACAATCAGATGAAATGCATTCTTTGACACTGTGTTACCTTGCCTGGAATAAAGAAAGGTTGCGTTGGGTTGCATCACAAGCCGGGCAACAGGATGGGTCAGGGGCCTGGGTTTGCAGGTCCTTGGCATCACAGACTAGCTATAGGGACATGGAACGAGCCAGAGCTGAGGTGGGAGTCGGGGCGGTACCATCTCCTGGAGAGGGGCTGGACGCTATCCCTTTCCGGAGTTGCCCTTGGTGAGAGGTGCTTGGTGGGTGTGGGGATACTCACAAGTCCCAACTTCTGTGTTGGAGTTTTCCCTGGAGAACAAGAGGGTCACCTCTATGCAGCTGGAGGTTGCGGGGAAGAAGACTCTGACTTAGGGGTGGGCTATCTGATGATCTTATATCATGGATGATCTTACTTCTCAGGTGAATTGAACAGATTGCGTGattaaaaggtgctatatttcaatatttaattttaaaagttaatttgTTTCTAACCAGCATATTGTTAAttgttaaacagctagcctgctaACTCTAGCTGGTGACGGCAGTCCTTGTTCTGTTCTGCAGCCTCAGTGAGCTTGGTGTATCAACACATGTATGagttctccacctgagcagaacaagaaGCACCATCACAAGCTCACAGCAAAAACCTGGATGTGTAGAGGAGACGGAGAAGGACTTTTGGTTGACCTCAAGGAAGTTCTGACAAACCATCTGAGATCTAAGAAAGGTGAAGCAGGGCTTAGCCGAGACTGTTTTCAGCAAAGGAGGAGACCTGCTGACTCGGACTGACGATATCATCGGGCAATGGAAGGAACACTTGGAAGAACTCCGGAACCTGACCAACATGTCctctgagggggaggaggagtcCTAAGACTACAGTGGAGTCCTCGAGGGATCTTGTGGGGGTTGCTGTGGGAATATGGGATTCTGGAGCCATTGCTGTGGGCCATCTGCTTCTTGTATAACCAAAGCCAGTTGGGTCTGCTTGGCTCAGCTGGAGGTGGACTGTGTCTGTTTTGGGACCCCAGAATTGCCCCTCTTCTGTTGGCTTCATCAGACCGGGACCTACCGCATGCACTGGGGCAGTTTGCAGCTGAGTGAGAAGTGGCTGGGATGAGAGTTAGCACCTTCAAGTCTGAGGCAGTGGCTGAAAATGAtggatgatttttaaaaaacgatttaaaataaaacagttaatttATCCCCCACCCtgaaaaaggaaatgtaaaaaaggtCCGTATTTTCCTGTGTATCATATTTAGGTTTAACTTTCGGCTCCTATGTTTGAGCTCCTGAGAGTTAAACTTCGACAGTTTAAGACTGCGGACAGTGACACATTTCCAGCACACATCAGTTGTGTTTAGGTTTCCTGACGTTCCCAGTAACAACATTAGTAAACTACACTGAGGCATTATGCATTATGAGAGttgtttatgtttcaggttCTGGCGACTCGTATTGTGGCGGTGAAGGCGTCTTTGTGTAAACTCTCCACTGCGACGGCAGCTCGAGCCTGTGACTTCCACgccaaactgctgctgatggCCATCAGCTCCACCTTAAAGTCTCTGCTCAGACCACACGTCCTCAACACACCTGACAAGAGTCCAGGTGACCGCCTGACCGAGATCTGTGCCAAGAACACCGACACAGGTGAGAAGACAAAAGGTATAGGTGAGACACTTGAGGGACAGGTGAGACACCTGAGAGGACAGAAAGCAGGAGGTATTAAATATTGATCAGGTGATGGTCAGATGTTGATCGGTGTTTGTCTCCTCAGATATTGATAAGGTGATGATCAATCTGAAGACGGAGGAGTTTGTGTTGGACGGCCCCCCGCTTCAGTCCCTGCAGCAGCTCATCCAGTGGGTGGGAGACTTTGTTCTCTACCTGTTGGCCAACCTGCCCAACCAGGTGAGCTAAAGAGAACAGGTAATGTTGCAGGTAATCAGAACCAGCTTCCTACCGGTGGAATGTGAAGAGGATTTCTTCCGGCTCTAGCAGCAACATCAACTTCTCTTTATATTTAACAAACCCTGAACCTCTGTGTTCATTTCTGACCCCGCAGGGCTCCATGGTCCGGCCTGGGTTTGGCTTCATGAGGGACGGGGCATCTCTGGGGATGCTGAGGGAGATGCTGGTGATGATCCGGATCTGGGGTCTGCTGAAGCCCGGCTGTCTGCCCACCTTCACCGCCACGTCAGACAACCAGGACAGcatgcagctgctgttcagacaGCTCACCAAACTGTGGCTCTGCTGTAAGACATAACCCGTAATTCATTAATGCAGGGCTTTAAGTATTCTGGCACCGTGCCGGATCTCCGGCGTAACGCTGTGAGAGAATTAATGTCAAATTAAAGTCAGTACACTTGTTGTGAGTGCGGTTTATCTTGTTTGAGGTAATAAAGTTCACCTACTAATGGTAAGAGAGGAACACAGCTCTCGCTCTCAACCTAACCAGACACTGAACCTAACCAACTTtactagccaatcagaagcagaATGGGGCGGGTCTTGGCAGCACTGTCAGTGTAGGATCCAGCGGCTTGAAGGAGCCTGGCACTTGTTTCTGCATGGTGTGTTAGAGGAAGCTGCTATCTGCCACCAGCGGTCATAAAGCTGCTGTCCGTGCACTCCAACATACAAGTATGTTACCAGAAGCGACAGTTACAATTACCACTCAGTAATCAATGACTGACCGTGTCTGCGATCAAAAAATACGCGTGTGCACGTTCATTGCAGAACATGATCTGTCCTTCACAATTTCTTTGTTTACAACCCaaaaagaatgaagaaataaGTGATGTTGGCCTTAttgatttcactttaaactCCAGTTTACCAGTTCCTTAAGCACTTCAATGTtactttattttccattatttatttctttatctctgtttttcagacagaaatatttgaACGTAGCTACAGTATTGCAGAGTTGTTTACAGTTGTCTGTTACATTGCACATACTTTTATAGAGAGTAGAGAAAATTGGCCAAAGCACATATTGTATATGTGCAAATCTTTTTCCAAATTATAATTATCCAGAAGTTTTTCCAAATTGCTTGCACTTCAGAGCTGTTGCACTGTTACTGTtgatatatattgtatttttaaatatatggtGCCCCCCCAAACAACATTTTAGgctcaggattttttttaactttaagcCCTGTTAATGATCCTGAACACAAACTGGTCTACTCTCAGATCATGGACCGTTTATTAGATCTGTCGAGTCTCAGTGAGATTAGCGGGACTAACACCTCAATATGACAGGAACTATCTGTTAAtaactgtctctctgtgacTCAGCTCGGGACGACGGACCCCCCCAGGACCCTGATGAGAGTCTGATAGATGAATGCTGCCTGCTGCCCAGTCAGCTGCTGGTTCCCAGTATGGACTGGCTCCCAGTGAACGACGGCGTCATCGTGAAGCTGCAGGGGAAACACCCGCTCAGACTGCAGTTTGGAAAAGCTTCGTCTCTGCCTGGAGGAGGAACCACCGTCCCGCTGGAGGTCTTCACCAGGTAACACACCTAGACCTCGACTCAACCCTGGTTTGGGCTCAGTTTGAGTCCACACACTGTCAGTGCTGTTCACTTTCAGACCTGCAGGAATCCCGGTCATTCTGAATATGGCTTCCTGCAATTTCCTGTTTGGATCCTTTTTGATTTTATTGCTAAAGATCATTTTCCCACTGATCAGTctgatttgtgtttctgtgtgtgtgtctgtgtttctgtgtttctatgtttctgtgtgtgtgtgtgtgtgtgtgtgtgtgtgtgtgtgtgtgtgtgtgtgtgtgtgtgtgtgtgtgtgtgtgtgtgtgtgtgtgtgtgtgtgtgtgtgtgtgtgtgtcaggagtcCTGGCTCTCAGAAGATGGATAATCTGCGCTGTGTTCATATGGGAGTCTGTCCCACTGAGGAGAGTAAAGCCTGCACCAGGTGAgtccacaggaagtgatgtcaccaT
This genomic interval carries:
- the med16 gene encoding mediator of RNA polymerase II transcription subunit 16; translation: MELAYVCEWEKRPKSTHCPSIPLVCSWSCRNLVAFTTDLKNDDDDKDVSHMIHIIDTEHPWDVYSINSGHTEVISCLEWDQSGSRLLSADGDGQIKCWSMSDHLVNSWESVLSSSLDGDPIVALSWLHNGVKLALHVEMSGSTNFGEKFSRVKFSPSLTLFGGKPMEGWLAVTVSGLVTVSLLKPGGTLLTASESLCRLRGRVALADIAFTGGGNIVVAATDGSSSSPVQFYKVVVSVVSEKCRIDTELLPSLFLRCTTDPLRREKYPAVTHLKFLTRENSEQVLLCASNQSGSIVECWSLRKEGLPVNNIFQHRSPVVGEKQPTILKWRILTTTNDLERVSAVALPKLPISISNTDLKVASDTKFCPGLGLALAFHDGSIQILHRLSLHTMGVFYGSSSSSGQRPGDESAIKRQRTGGPALHFKALQFSWTSLALAGVDNHGKLHMLRVSPSMGQVLEMNTTLRHLLFLLEYCMVTGYDWWDVLLHVQPTMVHNLVEKLHEEYMRQNQALQQVLATRIVAVKASLCKLSTATAARACDFHAKLLLMAISSTLKSLLRPHVLNTPDKSPGDRLTEICAKNTDTDIDKVMINLKTEEFVLDGPPLQSLQQLIQWVGDFVLYLLANLPNQGSMVRPGFGFMRDGASLGMLREMLVMIRIWGLLKPGCLPTFTATSDNQDSMQLLFRQLTKLWLCSRDDGPPQDPDESLIDECCLLPSQLLVPSMDWLPVNDGVIVKLQGKHPLRLQFGKASSLPGGGTTVPLEVFTRSPGSQKMDNLRCVHMGVCPTEESKACTRCGCVTMLRSPNKTNAMKQWEQRWIKNCLCGGLWRRIPPTPLT